One stretch of Lucilia cuprina isolate Lc7/37 chromosome 6, ASM2204524v1, whole genome shotgun sequence DNA includes these proteins:
- the LOC111682325 gene encoding tubulin-specific chaperone cofactor E-like protein, translating into MPSLLEAIERKYFSDCDFDAEANKDITLSGKDKDSTSTSTSPSSTSSSTSGERLISIFIPRLPPLLCVPELLVLNDCDIDCAGDFDSIKDKCKRVRELDLAQNKLQDWQEVFQIVEHMPRIEFLNLSKNTLSRPLSKLYIPPITNLKGIVLNGTYLNWDSIDVLLENLPVLEELHLSLNDYEEVLLDTNDLPSAQTNAACCCQLNEEEKGCDTLNSCCCSPTMKKYKKISPHKALKTLHFTGNPVEKWPEICRLGRIFPHMENLVLADCPIRAIEFKDNNMPNANKTQNDNIETVEDSSPLSEDSPQRHFPNLLFLNLSYASINTWDDIDRLATFPKLKNLRVKNWPLWERLECTEHERRQLLIARLPNVAILNGGGIITADEREDAERAFIRHYMDKPEHERPLRYNELVAKHGQLDPLVNVNLKPDKRVKILLTYKDKTESRLVDIYRTVADLKVKLEKIIGLPANKMRLYYLDQDYKEFGPEEMRFPNKLLYSYNIQAGDEIIVDVKK; encoded by the coding sequence ATGCCGTCTTTATTAGAAGCTATAGAACGTAAATATTTCTCTGATTGCGATTTCGATGCGGAAGCCAATAAAGATATAACCTTAAGTGGCAAAGACAAAGACTCAACATCGACATCCACATCACCATCTTCAACATCGTCGTCCACTTCGGGTGAACgtttaatttccatttttataccAAGGCTGCCGCCTCTGTTGTGTGTGCCCGAGCTATTGGTGCTTAATGACTGTGACATAGATTGTGCTGGTGACTTTGATAGCATTAAGGACAAATGCAAACGTGTACGTGAACTGGATTTGGCCCAAAATAAGTTGCAGGATTGGCAAGAAGTCTTCCAGATAGTGGAACATATGCCACGCATAGAGTTTCTCAATTTGAGTAAGAATACCTTATCGAGACCTCTGTCTAAACTCTATATACCACCCATAACCAATCTAAAGGGTATAGTCTTGAATGGTACTTATCTCAATTGGGACAGTATTGATGTTTTGCTAGAGAATCTGCCCGTTTTGGAGGAATTACATTTAAGTTTAAACGACTATGAAGAGGTTTTATTGGATACTAATGATTTGCCTTCAGCACAAACTAATGCGGCCTGTTGTTGCCAGCTTAATGAGGAAGAAAAAGGCTGTGATACTCTAAACTCTTGCTGCTGCTCGCCCAccatgaaaaaatacaaaaagatttCACCACACAAAGCCTTGAAAACGCTACATTTCACTGGTAATCCTGTGGAAAAGTGGCCGGAAATATGTCGTTTGGGTAGAATATTTCCACATATGGAAAATCTGGTGCTAGCCGACTGCCCCATAAGAGCTATAGAATTTAAGGACAACAACATGCCTAAtgcaaacaaaacacaaaatgatAATATAGAAACTGTAGAAGATTCATCTCCCTTAAGTGAGGACTCACCTCAGCGTCACTTTCCcaatttactttttcttaatcTCAGCTATGCCTCCATCAACACTTGGGATGATATAGATCGTTTGGCCACATTTCCCAAACTGAAAAATTTACGTGTAAAAAATTGGCCTCTTTGGGAACGTTTAGAGTGTACCGAACATGAGAGACGTCAATTGCTTATAGCACGCTTGCCTAACGTTGCCATACTCAATGGTGGCGGCATTATCACTGCCGATGAACGTGAAGATGCTGAAAGAGCTTTTATACGCCACTACATGGACAAACCTGAACATGAGAGGCCTTTGCGTTACAACGAACTGGTAGCTAAACATGGACAACTTGATCCATTGGTTAATGTTAATCTAAAACCCGATAAACGCGTTAAAATCCTACTAACCTATAAAGATAAAACCGAATCTCGCCTGGTCGATATTTATCGTACAGTAGCCGATCTAAAGGTGAAATTGGAGAAAATCATAGGTCTGCCTGCCAATAAGATGCGTTTATACTATTTGGATCAGGACTACAAGGAGTTTGGTCCCGAAGAAATGCGCTTCCCCAATAAGTTATTATACAGTTATAACATACAAGCCGGTGATGAAATCATTGTCGATGTCAAGAAGTGA